GTCGCTGAGGACTCGCTGACCTAGCAGAGACTATTTCTCCTCAAATCAAATGCAGTAGCGCGTGGCGTGCCCGCCGCACTTTCACCTCGCGCTGCGCTTCAAACTCATACGGCTCGTTCATCAGAAACCAGTACAAATCATGCAAATAACTGTGGGCAAGATACGCCCGGAAGCGGGTGAGTGAACTCATATCGGGCGGCACCAGCTCCAGCGCCGCCGCGAGGCTTTCGGGTCTGGACAGCAAATCTAGCGTGCCGGTTTTGAGGAGGGCCAGATCGCGCATCGGGTCGTCCCAAGCGGCTTTTGTCCAGTCGATCACCAAAACTTCGCCCGTCGCGTCGTTGATCAAAATGTTGTCTTGCCACAAATCGAGGTGGCAAAATGCGGCGGGCACGTCCAGCGCCCCCCGGAAGAGCGGTTCTTCAATGGCCTCAAACAAATCGTCGAGCGGATAGGGCGCGAGGGCGCTGCGAAATCGCTTGAGCCGCTCGCTCAGCCTGGGCAAGTCCACCTGGCCGCGCCGCTCGGCGTGCAGAGCCTCCAGAATTTGGCGCACCCTCGGCAGGGCGCGGGGCACGTCCGCCTCAGAGAGCGGGTGGCCGTCAAAACGCGGCATCACCAGCACTTCCACGCCGTCGGTTTCGTGCACGTCCAGCACCCACTGGCCCATGTCGGCGCGGCGCATGTTGGCGGCCTCGGTGCGGTGTTCGCCTTTGTGGTTGCGGTAGATCTTCAGCACCCGCTCGCGGCTGGCGTCGGTGTACACCCGGCTCTGCATGCCAAAGTCCAGCGGCGTCAGCGGGCCGTAGAGCCGTTCTAAGTTGGGAAATAAACTGACCCGCTGCACGGCGCACATCATAGCGGGAAGCGGAGCGTGGGAAGCGGGGCATTGATCTTTTTTGCTGCCGCCGCCGCTTTAATTAATGTACGCCGCGTTCCAACAGGCCCACTAATCTAGGATCGAGCGCTTTTCCAGCTTGGCCGCGCAGCACTTCGAGGTCGCCGGTTCTGACATAGGTATTGGCGACGGCCAAAATGCGGGCGTACAGCGGAATATCTTCGCCGCTGAGTTTATCGGGCGTGCCCTGGCCGTCCCAGCGCTCATGGTGGTGCCGGATGGCGAGCTGGGCCTGACTTAAGCTGCCCACCCCGTGCAAGACGTTGGCGCTGACCAGGGCGTGGTTTTCTTCACCGTGCAGTTTGCCGACATCGTGCAGGGTGGCGGCAAACCAGACTTCATCCAGTTCGCGCTCGGCCAGTCCCAGCGTGCGTCCCAGTTGCAAAGCCACTTGCGCCACCGCTTCGGCGTGTCCCACCGAATCGAAGTCGAGGCTCTCGCTCATCTCGGCCACCGCTGCGGCCACCGTGCGGGCAGTGCTGCGGGCTTCTTCACGTGAGTCCATCAGGCCGAGCAGCATCCCTACGGTGCTGCTGAGTTTCTGGGCGCTGTCTTGCTGTTCCTGAGTAAAGCCGCTTCCCACCCGGTCAAGCACCAGTGCGCCGAGGTTGCGCCCCTTATCTGCCAGCGGCAGCACCAAAGAAGCGCTGACCTGATTCATGCCCGCTTCGTCAAATTGAGGGTGGAGCATTTCGTCATTCATGGCGTAGAGGTCGCTGGAACCATTGGTGATCAGGCGCGGGCGGGCCGCTGTCCACGGGCCGGACAAGCTCAGGCCCACCAAGCGGCGCGGGTAGAGCAGCACCGCCACCACCCGGTCTTGGCCGCGCCGCAGCACTCCGTAACCCTTCACGTCGCCGCCGACCCGCGCCGCGAGCTGCGAAAGCGCACTTTCAAGCAGGCCTTCGGGCGTGGGGCGGGAGAGCAGTTCAGCAAGGAGCTTGCCCGCTTCCGGCTCCTGGTACACGCTCAGCGTTCCGGCGAGAGCGGGAGAAGCCAGCTCCACCGCAGCCGCTTGCTCGGCGCTTTGGGAAGCGGGGGATGGCTGCGGGCGCGGACGTCTAAACATGCTCCAAGTATAAAAGCCCCATCATTCAAACTCCTGACAGCAGGGGTACACCCTTTGGTGCGCGGCGGTGATCTCTACCGTGCTGTTCGGCACGCTCGGTACCCGTCACTTGGCGCTAGAGTCAGCCATGAAGTTCTCGCCTTGGCCCGCCGTTTTGCTCATTATTGCTGGAGCGGCTTACTTTGTGCCGCAGGCCGATCCCAGCGCAGGCCGTTTTGGGAGCGGCTTTGACAGCTCAAGCAGCGCCGCGACGCCCACCCTGCGTGATCCCTTATCACCGGCGACCCGCGACCTATTCAGCAAATCGCGTCCAGCCACTGTGCAAATCGAGCAGCTTGGCCCTTCGGAAAATGGAGGCGTGCAGGGCGGCCTCGGCACCGGATTCCTGATTTCGGGTGACGGGCAGGTCATGACCGCTTATCACGTGGTAGATGGCGCACAGCTTATCCGGGTCAAGACGCTGAGCGGGCAGGTCTACCGCGCCCGTGTGACGGCTTTCGACAACGCGGCGGACGTGGCGCTGCTCAAGATCGACACCCGCAGTGCATTGCCCTTTTTACCGCTGGCCAGCCGCGAAGCCAAAATCGGTGAGGGGGTATTGGCCATCGGCAACAGTGGCGGCGACTTTTTGCAGGCCCGTGTCGGCCGGCTGCTGCGGCTCGGAGCGCGGGCGGGCCAAGCTGATTTCCCCCAAAACACTTTTGAGATGAGCGCCCCGCTCGCGCCCGGTGACAGCGGCGGCCCGATCCTGAACGCCAGCGGCGAAGTGATGGGCGTGGTCAGCTACGTGCGGGTCAATGACGAGGGCAAAACCCTGACCTCTTACGCCGTACCTGTCGAGGAGTCGGGCAAACTGGTTCAGGCGCTGGAAGCCGGAGAAAAGCGCGACGTTCCGGCGATTGGCCTGCGCTTTGACGGCCAGCATGACGGCCTGACCAGCCCTTCCGGCGGGGTGGTGGCCGAAGTGGTGGCGGGCAGCCCAGCGGCAGCGGCGGGACTGCGTGGATCGAGTTACGACAGCCAAGACCAACTCAGCCAACTCGGCGACACCATCACGGCGGTCAACGGCATCCGGACACGCAGCAGCAACGACGTGATTTTTGAAATCCGCCGCCGCCAAGTCGGTGACACCGTCAAGCTGACGCTCAGCCGCAAAGCCCAGAGCCGCGAAGTCAGCGTGCCGCTGGTGGCCAAGGGGAGCATCAATTACAACCAGTGAGATTGGGGGGAAGCGGTTGATCCCGGTTCAGCGCCGCCGACGCTTGTTGATTTCCAGCAGCACCGGAATAAAGGAAAGCACCAAGATCACGCCGACAATCACCAGAATGTATTTGTCCAGCACGTCTTTGGGAATGATCTTGCCCAGAAAATAACCGGCCAGCGGGACGCTCGTTCCCCACAGCACCGCGCCGATGGCGTTGGAGATCATAAAAGTGCGCGGGTTCATTTGAATGGTTCCGGCCAGCGTGGGCAGCAGCGTGCGGATGATCGGCACGAAGCGGGCCAGCACTAAAGCCTGATTGCCGCGCTCGTCAAAATACTCGCGGGCCTGCTCGACGTATTCGGGCTTGAGAAACTTGACGCGGGCAAACACGGCGGGGCCAAAGCGGCGGCCAATGAAGTAGCCCGACAGATTGCCCAGAAACGCGGCCACGATCACCAGCACGATGATTTCAACGATGCCGAGGTCGCCCCGCGCTGCAAACAGGCCTGCCGTAATCAGCAAGCTGTCGCCGGGTAAAAAGAAACCGAGCAGCAGGCCCGTTTCGGCAAAGATAATCAGGGCGAGGCCCACATAAGAAAAGGTGGCGAGCAGGTATTCAGGACTGAGCATTGGGTCAGTGTAGCCCGCCGCTTAAAGACCTTTCGTCAGCCGAAAGTAAAGGGGCGGGCTGATGCCCCTCCGTGCTGCCCTTAAACCCGAGTCAGATCCTTGGGCAGCGGCAAGAACTCAATCTCTGGGTGCTGGGTCTGGGTGTAGTCCAGATCATAGGGACTCCTGAACAGCATCACCGGACGTCCTTGATCGTCTTCGACGTGGCGGGCGAAACGGGCCACCGAGGCCGTGTCACCCGCCAGCCAGCGCACCAACTCGTAACTGGTGACGTGCATTTCCACTTCGACGTTGTATTCCTCGAGAAGGCGGGCCTGAAAAACCTCAAATTGCAGCGGCCCCACCGCGCCCAAATACGGGTCACGCGCTCCGTCGGTGGGGTAAAAGACCTGCACCACGCCTTCTTCGGTGAGCTGGGTCAGCCCTTTCATAAAGGTCTTGCGCTTGCCCACGTCGCGCAGAGAAATGGTGGCAAACGTTTCGGGCGTGAAGCGGGGAAAGCTGGGCAGTTGCAGTTTGCCGTCTAAGCTGATCACGTCGCCAATTTGAAAGACGCCCGGATTGACCAGGCCCACGATGTCGCCCGGATAAGCGTCGTCCACTTTTTCACGGTCTTGGGCAAACAGGGTATGCGCCTGCGAGAGCCGCAACTTGCGCCCGGTGCGGGTGTGCGTTACGTCCATGCCGCGCTCGAAATGACCGCTCATCACCCGCATGTAAGCGGTGCGGTCACGGTGGGCCTTGCTCATGTTGGCCTGCAATTTAAAGATAAAACCGGCAAATGGCGCTTCGGGGTCGCGCTCACCGAGGTTGGTTTCGACTGGGCCGGGCGGGGGCGCGAGTTCCACGAAGCGGCTCAGAAAGTGCTCCACGCCGAAATTGTTCATGGCGCTGCCGAAAAAGACGGGGGTCAGTTCGCCTTTGAGGAAGGCATTCTGGTCAAATTCGCCCATCGCTCCCTCGATCAGTTCCACGTCCTGAATCAGTTTGGCGGCGAGGTCGGGACCGACCAGTTGGCGCAGTTCCGGGTCATGCAGTCCGGCGACCTGCACCGGGGCACGCTGTTTGCCGCGTGCGGTGCGCTCGAACACCAAGACTTGCTTGCTCTGCAAATCGTAGACGCCCTTGAAATCGGGGCCGTCACCAATCGGCCAGGTCAGCGGAATGGCGGTGATGCCCAGCGTGCTCTCGACTTGCTCGATCAGCTCGAACGGATCGACGGCGGGCCGATCCATCTTGTTGATAAAAGTCAGAATCGGAATGCCCCGGTTGCGGCACACCGCGAACAGCTTTTCGGTCTGGGCCTGCACGCCTCTGGCCGCGTCCAGCACCATCAGGGCCGAGTCGGCGGCGGTCAGGGTGCGGTAGGTGTCCTCGCTGAAATCCTGATGTCCGGGGGTATCGAGCAGGTTGATGTGGCGGCCTTCATATTCAAAGGTCAGCGCCGAACTGGAAATGGAAATGCCGCGCTGCTGCTCGATGCTCATCCAATCGGAAGTGGTGTGGCGCATGCCTTCGCGGGCGGTGACACTGCCGGCCTGCTGAATCGCGCCTCCGTAGAGCAGCAGTTTTTCGGTGATGGTGGTTTTACCGGCGTCGGGGTGAGAAATGATGGCAAAGGTGCGGCGGCGCTCGATTTCGCGCTCGAGGTGGGGACTGGTCATAAAGGCTCCGGCGGGCGCGGTATGGCGGCAGCGGCCCGTAGTAAGGGAAAATTTTGGGTAAAGCGTCGGTTCAGTTTCTACGACTCAGGGCCGCAACGTCGTTCAGGCGTCGTCAGGGTGGCGTGAGGAGAAACATCATTTGGATATTATACCGCGTTTGGAGAAAGAGAAAAAGCCCCCAGCGCCGCGTCCAAGGTGCCCAGCCTTGCCCGCACCAACTTGGCCGGATCGCGGTTGTATCCGCCCGCCATCAGCGACACCAGCGGGGTTTTGCTGCTCGCTGCCCAGCCGTAGACCCGCTCGTCCCGCGCCCGCAGACCGTCCAAGCTCAGCGCCAGCCGCCCGAGTTGGTCGCCTTCCAGCACGTCCGCGCCTGCCAGATAAAAAACCAACTCAGGCTCAAACGCTTGCACGGCGGGCATTACGGTGTCTTCAAGTGCCGCCAGATACTCGGCGTCGCCCGCGCCATCGGGCAATCCCACGTCCAGATCGCTGCGTTCTTTGTTGAACGGGTAATTGTGGTCGGCGTGAACGCTGAGGGTGAAAGCCCGCGCCTCACTGCCCAGCATCGCCGCCGTGCCGTTGCCCTGATGCACGTCGAGGTCGAGCACCAAGACTTTGGAGAGTAGTCCAGCGTCCAGCAGATGCCGGGTGATGATCGCCACATCGTTGAGAAACGAAAAACCCTCGGCGTGATCGACGTAAGCGTGGTGGGTTCCGCCGCCCAAGCTGAGGCCGAGGCCGCTGCTCAGCGCGTCCCAGGTGGCGCTCAGCGTTGCGCCGCATGACGCCCGACTGCGCTCCACAACTGCGGTATCCCACGCAAAGCCCAGTGCCCGCTCCTCTTGCCGCGTGACTTCGCCGCGTCGCCAGCGCTGCAAATAAGCGGGGTCGTGCGCCCACTCTGCGAGTGCCCAAGGCAGGGGAGGCGCTTCCAGCAGCGGTAAACGCTCGGCGGCTTGTGCGAGGAGTTGCAGCAAAAATTCACGCGGCAAAAACTGGCGGCGCGGTGGGGGAGACTGGCGGTAAGCGGCGTTGAGGAAGGGAGTAAAGACGCGGGGCACGTGGGTAGTTTAGGGGCTGAGTTGAGATAACCTATCCCCATGACTCCGCGCCAACTTCACCTTATCGGCTGGTCATTGGTGGCTCTCATTGCGGCCCTACTACTGGTCGGTGCGCTGGCGGGGTGGCAGTGGTGGATGACCGGGATTGTAGCTCCGCTTGGAGGCGTTGCCGGTGGAATTCTTGGCACAGTGAGACGGCGTAACGAGAAGCGGTAAAAGCGCGGAGCACGCTGGTAGTTTAGGGGCTACAACTCAGTCGGCGCTGTGCACCTTCATCAACTCGGCAGTGGTCCGCTCGTGCTCTGAGCCGCTGAGCGCCAACTCACGCTGCACGTTGGCCCTGTCTGCCGCCGTTTTGTTTTGGCTGAGCTTATATTTGCCTTCCAGCTTGCCGACCCGCAGCTCAAAGGTCACCACGCCCGCCAACATGCGCCGCTCGAGGTCAGCGGGAATGGGGGCCATACCGGGCGTGTGCTGCTCCACCAGGCCGTAAGCGATGCGCCGGGTGGCCTCGCCTGCGACCACTTGGGCCTGCCCGTAGGCGTGAACCGCCGCGTAATTCCAGGTCGGCACGTTCGGGCGGCTTTCGTACCACGCCGGATCAATCAGGGCGTGTGGCCCCTGGAAAATAACCAAACTGTCGGCTTCTCCGAAGTGCTGCCACTGCGGATTGGCCCGCGCCAGGTGGGAGCGCAAATAAAGTGCTTCGCTGCCGTCTGCGCTTTGCTCCGATTCGATCAGCAGCGGAATGTGCGAGGCAAACGGCACGCCGCCCGGAGCCGTGATGAGGGTGGCAAAGCTGTGCGCCCGCATAAACCGCAGCAACTCAGCTTGATCGGTGAGGCGAAAGTGAGCGGGGGAGTACATGCGGGCAGTTTAGCGGCCCCAATAGACCAAGTGCGCTCTAAGCCGCTTGGCCTACCTCCGTCCACTCCGCGCTAAACTCCCCTTGACCCGCTCAAGGTTCTTGAGGTCTGGCTTTCCTTCCCGCCGCCGCCGAGGTTTGATGAATGAACAGCGCCCGCCAGTAAGTCCAGTTAGATTCAGAGCAATCTAAACGCCTTGCTGCTGCCTTGCCAATGGGCGGGAACGCGCTGATCACAACCAATACCGGGGGAAGTATGCTTGCCCGTTTACATCACGTTGCTCGCAGTTACGGCGACCAAACCATTTTTGACGACGTTTCCTTAGACCTCCGGCCCGCCGAGCGCCTCGCCCTGATCGGTGAAAATGGCAGCGGTAAAACCACTTTGCTGCGCTTGATCGCCGGACTCGATGCCCCCGACAGCGGCCAAGTGGAGCGACTGGGCAGCGTGGCGTACTTGCCTCAGCACGCGCCCCAGCACGGCGGCAAAGTGCTAGACGCCGTGACTCCACCCGAACTGCTGGAAGCTTTGTGCGTCCTAAACGCCGCCAGCGCTGATCTCGGCGACCCCACGCCCGATCATCTTCGCACCTTCAGCGCCGCCGAAGAACGTTACCGCAGCGCGGGTGGCTACGACTTTGAAACGCGGGCCAAGGCTGTGCTGGCAGGTCTCGACCTTGATCCGCAGGCGGCAGTGGGCCAACTCTCGGGTGGCCAGGCGCGGCGGGTGCTGCTGGCCCGTCTGCTGCTCTCGCCCGCCGAGTTGTACCTGCTCGACGAACCCACCAACCACCTCGACGAAGCCTCAGTGCGCTGGCTGGAAGACTGGATTGCCCGCAGCCGCGCCGCGTTTGTGCTGGCCTCGCATGACCGCGCTTTTTTGGACGCGGTGAGCACCCATACTGCCGAGCTGGAACGCGGGCGGCTCACCTTCTACCCGGCGGCATATTCGGCAGCTACGAAACTCAAAGCCACCTTGCGGGACGCCCAAGACCGCGCCCACACGGCGACCCGCAGGCAGCAGGCGGCGCTTGCAACGGAAGCCGCCCGCCGTCAGAGCAAGGCCCGCAGCGCTGGAAGCTACAACCCCAAACGCGCCGCTGACAGCGACAAATTGCTGGCCAAAGGCAAAGCTCAAAACGCCCAGAACGTCAGTGCGGCCCGTGCCAAAGCGCTAGAAAAACGGGCTGAGCGCTTGGTGGTGCCTGACAAGCCTTACGACGACCACCGTCTGATCACCCTTGACTTGCCCGCCGCATCAACTGGCCCCAGTGAAGTGCTGACCGTGCGCGACTTGGCGGTTCGGCGGGGCAGCTTCACGGTGCTGGAAAACGTCAACTTGGATGTCCGGCGCGGCGATAAGATTGCTCTGACGGGGCCAAATGGCGGCGGCAAAAGCACGCTGCTCCGCGCCATTTTGGGTCAATTGCCTTGTCGCGGCACGGTGCGGCTGGGCGCGGGTCTGCACCTCTACTTCGCGGGGCAGAGCGGTGAGGAGCTGTCTAACTTATCCACTCTCAAAGACGCTTTATTGGACGCCAACCCGCTGCTGACGCCGCATCAACTTTACGAAATCGCTGCTCAAGTCGGCTTACCGCCGGAGCCGTCGTTCCGGCTGGCCAACCTCTCGGGTGGGCAGCGCACCCGCCTGAGTTTGGCACGGCTGGGCGTGACCCGCGCCAGTCTGCTGGTGCTGGACGAGCCCACCAATCACCTCGACATCAAGGCCATTGAAGCGCTGGAAGACTTGCTGCGCCGCTTTTCCGGCACGCTGCTGCTGGCGACGCATGACCGCCACCTGCGCCAGCAAGTCGCCACGCGGGTCTGGGAAGTCGGTGGGGGAGGAGTGTGGGAGGGATAATGAAGGCGATGGAACACATACAACTCCGCCCACTGCGTCCCGGCGATGAAGAAGCCGCTGTGCGCTGGGGAGCCGACGAAGAATTTTGCCGCGCGGCTGACTGGCCGGTGGGACTCGCGCCAGATCATATCCGCGAACACTGGATTGACATGACTGATGGACGCAGTGAACTTCATCCGCACTTTCTGCGTTTGGGTATTACCCTAAGCGGCGCATTGATCGGCCATGTCGATCTGGCCTACCTCACCCCAGTGTCCGGTGAATTCGGTATCGGC
The window above is part of the Deinococcus detaillensis genome. Proteins encoded here:
- a CDS encoding aminoglycoside phosphotransferase family protein; this translates as MMCAVQRVSLFPNLERLYGPLTPLDFGMQSRVYTDASRERVLKIYRNHKGEHRTEAANMRRADMGQWVLDVHETDGVEVLVMPRFDGHPLSEADVPRALPRVRQILEALHAERRGQVDLPRLSERLKRFRSALAPYPLDDLFEAIEEPLFRGALDVPAAFCHLDLWQDNILINDATGEVLVIDWTKAAWDDPMRDLALLKTGTLDLLSRPESLAAALELVPPDMSSLTRFRAYLAHSYLHDLYWFLMNEPYEFEAQREVKVRRARHALLHLI
- a CDS encoding HD domain-containing phosphohydrolase, which gives rise to MFRRPRPQPSPASQSAEQAAAVELASPALAGTLSVYQEPEAGKLLAELLSRPTPEGLLESALSQLAARVGGDVKGYGVLRRGQDRVVAVLLYPRRLVGLSLSGPWTAARPRLITNGSSDLYAMNDEMLHPQFDEAGMNQVSASLVLPLADKGRNLGALVLDRVGSGFTQEQQDSAQKLSSTVGMLLGLMDSREEARSTARTVAAAVAEMSESLDFDSVGHAEAVAQVALQLGRTLGLAERELDEVWFAATLHDVGKLHGEENHALVSANVLHGVGSLSQAQLAIRHHHERWDGQGTPDKLSGEDIPLYARILAVANTYVRTGDLEVLRGQAGKALDPRLVGLLERGVH
- a CDS encoding S1C family serine protease, with product MISTVLFGTLGTRHLALESAMKFSPWPAVLLIIAGAAYFVPQADPSAGRFGSGFDSSSSAATPTLRDPLSPATRDLFSKSRPATVQIEQLGPSENGGVQGGLGTGFLISGDGQVMTAYHVVDGAQLIRVKTLSGQVYRARVTAFDNAADVALLKIDTRSALPFLPLASREAKIGEGVLAIGNSGGDFLQARVGRLLRLGARAGQADFPQNTFEMSAPLAPGDSGGPILNASGEVMGVVSYVRVNDEGKTLTSYAVPVEESGKLVQALEAGEKRDVPAIGLRFDGQHDGLTSPSGGVVAEVVAGSPAAAAGLRGSSYDSQDQLSQLGDTITAVNGIRTRSSNDVIFEIRRRQVGDTVKLTLSRKAQSREVSVPLVAKGSINYNQ
- a CDS encoding DedA family protein; the protein is MLSPEYLLATFSYVGLALIIFAETGLLLGFFLPGDSLLITAGLFAARGDLGIVEIIVLVIVAAFLGNLSGYFIGRRFGPAVFARVKFLKPEYVEQAREYFDERGNQALVLARFVPIIRTLLPTLAGTIQMNPRTFMISNAIGAVLWGTSVPLAGYFLGKIIPKDVLDKYILVIVGVILVLSFIPVLLEINKRRRR
- a CDS encoding peptide chain release factor 3, with protein sequence MTSPHLEREIERRRTFAIISHPDAGKTTITEKLLLYGGAIQQAGSVTAREGMRHTTSDWMSIEQQRGISISSSALTFEYEGRHINLLDTPGHQDFSEDTYRTLTAADSALMVLDAARGVQAQTEKLFAVCRNRGIPILTFINKMDRPAVDPFELIEQVESTLGITAIPLTWPIGDGPDFKGVYDLQSKQVLVFERTARGKQRAPVQVAGLHDPELRQLVGPDLAAKLIQDVELIEGAMGEFDQNAFLKGELTPVFFGSAMNNFGVEHFLSRFVELAPPPGPVETNLGERDPEAPFAGFIFKLQANMSKAHRDRTAYMRVMSGHFERGMDVTHTRTGRKLRLSQAHTLFAQDREKVDDAYPGDIVGLVNPGVFQIGDVISLDGKLQLPSFPRFTPETFATISLRDVGKRKTFMKGLTQLTEEGVVQVFYPTDGARDPYLGAVGPLQFEVFQARLLEEYNVEVEMHVTSYELVRWLAGDTASVARFARHVEDDQGRPVMLFRSPYDLDYTQTQHPEIEFLPLPKDLTRV
- a CDS encoding histone deacetylase family protein, with product MPRVFTPFLNAAYRQSPPPRRQFLPREFLLQLLAQAAERLPLLEAPPLPWALAEWAHDPAYLQRWRRGEVTRQEERALGFAWDTAVVERSRASCGATLSATWDALSSGLGLSLGGGTHHAYVDHAEGFSFLNDVAIITRHLLDAGLLSKVLVLDLDVHQGNGTAAMLGSEARAFTLSVHADHNYPFNKERSDLDVGLPDGAGDAEYLAALEDTVMPAVQAFEPELVFYLAGADVLEGDQLGRLALSLDGLRARDERVYGWAASSKTPLVSLMAGGYNRDPAKLVRARLGTLDAALGAFSLSPNAV
- a CDS encoding FMN-binding negative transcriptional regulator, translated to MYSPAHFRLTDQAELLRFMRAHSFATLITAPGGVPFASHIPLLIESEQSADGSEALYLRSHLARANPQWQHFGEADSLVIFQGPHALIDPAWYESRPNVPTWNYAAVHAYGQAQVVAGEATRRIAYGLVEQHTPGMAPIPADLERRMLAGVVTFELRVGKLEGKYKLSQNKTAADRANVQRELALSGSEHERTTAELMKVHSAD
- a CDS encoding ABC-F family ATP-binding cassette domain-containing protein; translated protein: MLARLHHVARSYGDQTIFDDVSLDLRPAERLALIGENGSGKTTLLRLIAGLDAPDSGQVERLGSVAYLPQHAPQHGGKVLDAVTPPELLEALCVLNAASADLGDPTPDHLRTFSAAEERYRSAGGYDFETRAKAVLAGLDLDPQAAVGQLSGGQARRVLLARLLLSPAELYLLDEPTNHLDEASVRWLEDWIARSRAAFVLASHDRAFLDAVSTHTAELERGRLTFYPAAYSAATKLKATLRDAQDRAHTATRRQQAALATEAARRQSKARSAGSYNPKRAADSDKLLAKGKAQNAQNVSAARAKALEKRAERLVVPDKPYDDHRLITLDLPAASTGPSEVLTVRDLAVRRGSFTVLENVNLDVRRGDKIALTGPNGGGKSTLLRAILGQLPCRGTVRLGAGLHLYFAGQSGEELSNLSTLKDALLDANPLLTPHQLYEIAAQVGLPPEPSFRLANLSGGQRTRLSLARLGVTRASLLVLDEPTNHLDIKAIEALEDLLRRFSGTLLLATHDRHLRQQVATRVWEVGGGGVWEG
- a CDS encoding GNAT family N-acetyltransferase; the protein is MKAMEHIQLRPLRPGDEEAAVRWGADEEFCRAADWPVGLAPDHIREHWIDMTDGRSELHPHFLRLGITLSGALIGHVDLAYLTPVSGEFGIGIERPRWRQGVGLAAGKLLLRHAFEVLKLEEVTAIVHAPNLPSHALMLRLGFVEEGESEPEEYQGETVPVTRYLIRAR